The following proteins are encoded in a genomic region of Streptomyces sp. NBC_01723:
- a CDS encoding S1 family peptidase translates to MRHARRRMVRRVARLAAVGGLLVGGTMVTRAVASEPPDGSAAPRTLAQTASGAGAGLVSDLGDERTAGHWVGADGRPVVAVTDERTAETVRRAGAEAKVVRHSMSELRTATSTLRSAPRVPGTAWALDYRSNEVVVRGDRTVSTSDWSRLTGVAQGIGGFVRMERTEGAFTTRLNGAVPILSTAGRCSAGFNVTDGRSEFILTAGHCGPTGSVWFGDGGGDRQVGKTVAGSFPGDDFSLVEYANGKAGDGADVVAVGDGKGVRITGVGEPAVGQRVFRSGSTSGLRDGQVTALDATVNYPEGTVTGLIETDVCAEPGDSGGPMFSEGVALGVTSGGNGDCAKGGTTFFQPLPEAMESLGVRLIVAGQEGSGPGAAPSAPAAGGGAPGAAAPGAAAPVTGVDGSTLLARLTDRRNVGPGLLVVAGSLMALVATRWIRAEADRKAYRRHYSATWG, encoded by the coding sequence ATGAGGCACGCACGACGACGCATGGTCCGGCGAGTGGCACGGCTGGCGGCCGTCGGCGGACTGCTGGTCGGGGGGACGATGGTCACCCGGGCCGTGGCGAGCGAACCGCCCGACGGGTCGGCGGCGCCGCGCACCCTGGCGCAGACGGCGTCCGGCGCCGGTGCCGGCCTGGTGTCGGATCTGGGCGACGAGCGCACGGCGGGCCACTGGGTCGGTGCCGACGGGCGGCCGGTCGTCGCGGTCACCGACGAGCGCACGGCGGAGACGGTGCGGCGGGCCGGTGCCGAGGCGAAGGTCGTGCGGCACAGCATGTCGGAGCTGAGGACGGCGACCTCGACGCTGCGTTCGGCGCCCCGGGTGCCGGGCACGGCGTGGGCGCTCGACTACCGGTCGAACGAGGTGGTGGTCCGCGGTGACCGCACCGTCTCCACGTCGGACTGGTCGCGGCTGACGGGGGTGGCACAGGGCATCGGCGGCTTCGTCCGCATGGAGCGCACCGAGGGGGCGTTCACCACGCGTCTGAACGGCGCGGTGCCGATCCTGTCCACCGCGGGGCGCTGTTCGGCGGGGTTCAACGTGACCGACGGGCGCAGTGAGTTCATCCTGACCGCCGGTCACTGCGGGCCGACGGGGTCGGTCTGGTTCGGTGACGGCGGCGGTGACCGGCAGGTCGGCAAGACCGTCGCGGGCAGCTTTCCCGGGGACGACTTCTCCCTGGTGGAGTACGCGAACGGCAAGGCGGGCGACGGCGCCGACGTGGTGGCGGTGGGCGACGGCAAGGGGGTGCGGATCACGGGCGTCGGCGAACCGGCCGTCGGACAGCGGGTGTTCCGCAGCGGCAGCACCAGCGGGCTGCGGGACGGGCAGGTCACGGCGTTGGACGCGACGGTCAACTATCCGGAGGGCACGGTCACCGGGCTGATCGAGACCGACGTGTGCGCCGAACCCGGGGACAGCGGTGGGCCGATGTTCTCCGAGGGCGTCGCGCTGGGAGTGACCTCGGGCGGCAACGGCGACTGCGCGAAGGGCGGTACGACGTTCTTCCAGCCGCTGCCGGAGGCCATGGAGTCGCTCGGCGTCCGCCTGATCGTGGCCGGGCAGGAGGGGTCCGGGCCGGGCGCCGCGCCCTCGGCGCCGGCCGCCGGTGGCGGCGCTCCCGGCGCCGCGGCACCGGGGGCGGCGGCTCCCGTGACGGGCGTCGACGGCTCGACGCTGCTCGCCCGGCTGACGGACCGACGCAACGTGGGCCCGGGTCTGCTGGTCGTGGCGGGCAGTCTCATGGCCCTGGTGGCCACGCGGTGGATCCGCGCCGAGGCGGACCGCAAGGCGTACCGGCGGCACTACTCGGCGACGTGGGGCTGA
- a CDS encoding MalY/PatB family protein → MTRIPHDRPGDPDPLRALTLDQLRRRTSMKWRTHPADVLPLWVAEMDVPLAPAVVRAVTEAMELGDTGYPAGTAYAEALADFAGKRWGWDDLAVERTAIVPDVMLGVVEMLKLVTGPGDPVIVNPPVYPPFYQFVGHMDRRIVEAPLGPDLRIDLGALEEAFRRAVTGGGRAAYLLCSPHNPTGTVHTADELAAVAALAERHGVRVVADEIHAPVVTGDARFVPYLSVPGAGQGLALMSASKGWNLAGLKAALALAGPGAADDLARMPEEVGHGPSHVGVLAHTAALRDGTDWLDAVLAGLDENRRLLTGLLAEQLPGVVHRAGEATYLAWLDCRALGLGDDPARVFLDRGRVALSSGIPFGTGGAGHLRLNLATSPEVITEAVRRMRAALG, encoded by the coding sequence ATGACCCGCATCCCGCACGACCGGCCCGGTGACCCCGACCCCCTGCGCGCCCTCACCCTGGACCAGCTGCGCCGCCGTACGAGCATGAAGTGGCGCACCCACCCCGCCGACGTACTGCCGCTGTGGGTGGCCGAGATGGACGTGCCGCTCGCCCCCGCCGTCGTGCGCGCGGTCACCGAGGCGATGGAACTCGGCGACACCGGCTACCCCGCCGGCACCGCCTACGCCGAGGCCCTCGCGGACTTCGCCGGCAAGAGGTGGGGCTGGGACGACCTGGCGGTGGAGCGCACGGCGATCGTGCCCGACGTGATGCTGGGCGTCGTCGAGATGCTCAAGCTCGTCACGGGGCCCGGCGACCCCGTGATCGTCAACCCGCCCGTGTACCCGCCGTTCTACCAGTTCGTCGGCCACATGGACCGGCGGATCGTCGAGGCGCCGCTCGGCCCCGACCTGCGGATCGACCTCGGGGCGCTGGAGGAGGCGTTCCGGCGGGCCGTGACCGGCGGTGGGCGGGCCGCCTACCTGCTGTGCAGCCCGCACAACCCGACCGGCACCGTGCACACCGCCGACGAGCTGGCCGCCGTCGCCGCCCTCGCGGAGCGCCACGGCGTCCGGGTCGTCGCCGACGAGATCCACGCGCCGGTCGTCACCGGGGACGCGCGGTTCGTGCCCTACCTGAGCGTCCCCGGCGCCGGGCAAGGGCTCGCGCTGATGTCCGCGTCCAAGGGCTGGAACCTGGCCGGGCTGAAGGCGGCGCTCGCCCTCGCCGGCCCCGGCGCCGCCGACGACCTGGCCCGGATGCCGGAGGAGGTCGGCCACGGGCCGAGCCACGTGGGTGTGCTCGCCCACACCGCCGCCCTGCGCGACGGCACCGACTGGCTGGACGCGGTACTCGCGGGGCTCGACGAGAACCGGCGGCTGCTCACCGGCCTGCTCGCCGAGCAGCTCCCCGGGGTCGTCCACCGCGCCGGGGAGGCGACCTACCTGGCATGGCTCGACTGCCGCGCGCTCGGTCTCGGCGACGACCCGGCGCGGGTCTTCCTCGACCGGGGGCGGGTGGCCCTCAGCTCCGGCATCCCCTTCGGCACCGGAGGGGCGGGGCACCTGCGGCTCAACCTGGCGACCTCGCCGGAGGTGATCACGGAGGCGGTGCGGCGGATGCGGGCAGCCCTGGGGTGA
- a CDS encoding PPOX class F420-dependent oxidoreductase, producing the protein MDDASLDRLGAGKYLLVTTYRKNGTQVATPVWVVRDGDALGVWTAADSWKVKRVRNRADVLIGPCDVRGRPTGDQVPGTAEICDAATTARYRKLLARKYGVLGRLTLFGSRLRRGLDGTLGIRITPAPPGP; encoded by the coding sequence ATGGACGACGCGTCACTGGACCGGCTCGGCGCCGGCAAGTACCTGCTGGTCACCACCTACCGGAAGAACGGCACCCAGGTGGCCACCCCGGTGTGGGTCGTACGGGACGGCGACGCGCTCGGCGTCTGGACCGCCGCCGACTCCTGGAAGGTCAAGCGCGTGCGCAACCGCGCCGACGTGTTGATCGGTCCCTGCGACGTGCGCGGCCGGCCCACCGGCGACCAGGTGCCGGGGACGGCGGAGATCTGCGACGCGGCCACCACCGCCCGCTACCGGAAACTGCTCGCCCGCAAGTACGGCGTCCTCGGCAGGCTCACCCTCTTCGGCAGCCGGCTGCGCCGGGGGCTGGACGGCACCCTGGGCATCCGCATCACGCCCGCCCCGCCCGGGCCCTGA
- a CDS encoding Zn-ribbon domain-containing OB-fold protein produces the protein MYHHSGNVAQRTAGSPTGVLDPQTPDTEAVFFQRCTWCGTAMYHRVLCPVCRGSELRTERSEGTGTVRHATVVHRNSPAARNVSLIEMAEGFVLRGRVMGPLIGIHSGDRVRLSTAKDPVRGEPVFQLVDEPYRAWT, from the coding sequence GTGTACCACCACTCAGGAAACGTCGCTCAGCGGACAGCCGGCTCCCCGACGGGCGTGCTGGATCCGCAGACGCCCGACACCGAGGCCGTCTTCTTCCAGCGCTGCACCTGGTGCGGCACCGCGATGTACCACCGGGTGCTGTGCCCGGTCTGTCGCGGCAGCGAGCTGCGCACCGAACGCAGCGAGGGCACCGGCACGGTGCGCCACGCCACGGTGGTGCACCGCAACAGCCCCGCCGCGCGCAACGTGTCCCTGATAGAGATGGCCGAGGGCTTCGTGCTGCGCGGCCGCGTCATGGGCCCGCTCATCGGCATCCACAGCGGCGACCGGGTGCGCCTGTCCACGGCCAAGGACCCGGTGCGGGGCGAGCCGGTCTTCCAGCTGGTCGACGAGCCGTACCGGGCCTGGACCTGA
- a CDS encoding TetR family transcriptional regulator — protein sequence MSTSSAAPRRGDGTDAPGARPPMREALVAAAFRLFLERGYEQTTVDDIVALAGVGRRSFFRYFPSKEDVVFPDHERCLADMTAFLAASPEDADPVRRVCDAARLVLRMYAENPDFSVQRYHLTKQVAGLRAYELSVVWRYERALAEYLRGRLGGRPDGRLRADVIAAAVVAAHNNALRSWLRSDGRDDAGAAVDHALGYAQSTFGDVPVAPRGGSPEDLVVVAARRGTPLWQVLREIETAFTDDRTPN from the coding sequence ATGAGCACCAGCAGTGCGGCGCCCCGCCGCGGGGACGGGACGGACGCGCCGGGTGCCCGGCCGCCGATGCGGGAGGCGCTGGTCGCGGCGGCCTTCCGGCTGTTCCTGGAGCGCGGCTACGAACAGACCACCGTCGACGACATCGTCGCCCTGGCCGGCGTCGGACGGCGGTCCTTCTTCCGCTACTTCCCGTCCAAGGAGGACGTGGTCTTCCCGGACCACGAGCGGTGCCTGGCAGACATGACGGCCTTCCTGGCGGCCTCGCCCGAGGACGCCGACCCCGTGCGGCGGGTCTGCGACGCCGCCCGTCTGGTACTGCGCATGTACGCCGAGAACCCGGACTTCTCGGTGCAGCGCTACCACCTCACCAAGCAGGTCGCCGGGTTGCGCGCCTACGAGCTGTCGGTGGTGTGGCGCTACGAGCGGGCCCTCGCCGAGTATCTGCGCGGGCGCCTGGGCGGACGGCCGGACGGCCGCCTGCGCGCCGACGTGATCGCGGCCGCGGTGGTCGCGGCGCACAACAACGCCCTGCGGAGCTGGCTCCGTTCGGACGGGCGGGACGACGCGGGCGCCGCGGTGGACCACGCGCTCGGCTATGCCCAGTCCACGTTCGGAGACGTTCCGGTGGCACCCCGGGGCGGGTCGCCCGAGGACCTGGTGGTCGTGGCCGCGCGACGCGGGACGCCCCTGTGGCAGGTCCTCCGGGAGATCGAGACGGCCTTCACGGACGACCGAACACCCAATTGA
- a CDS encoding flavin reductase family protein, translating to MAAMDVFLHRLDPDMCVVTAAAGGERAGCLVGFSSQCSIDPVRYVVWLSEVNRTYRVASSADVLAVHLLARDQRGTAELFGGRTGDDVDKFQGVRRREGYGGAVVLEDAEAWFVGRVVARAPGGDHVGFVLEPVEWGGRETSAGPLLRLDDARAIRPGHPVD from the coding sequence ATGGCCGCCATGGACGTCTTCCTGCACCGGCTCGACCCCGACATGTGCGTGGTGACGGCCGCGGCGGGCGGGGAGCGGGCGGGGTGCCTGGTCGGGTTCTCCTCGCAGTGCTCCATCGACCCCGTCCGGTACGTCGTGTGGCTCTCCGAGGTCAACCGGACCTACCGGGTGGCGTCGTCCGCCGACGTCCTGGCCGTGCATCTCCTCGCCCGCGACCAGCGCGGAACCGCCGAGCTGTTCGGCGGGCGGACCGGCGACGACGTCGACAAGTTCCAGGGGGTCCGCCGGCGCGAGGGGTACGGCGGGGCCGTCGTGCTGGAGGACGCCGAGGCGTGGTTCGTCGGGCGGGTGGTGGCGCGGGCACCCGGGGGCGACCACGTGGGTTTCGTCCTCGAACCGGTCGAGTGGGGCGGGCGCGAGACGTCCGCCGGACCGCTGCTGCGCCTCGACGACGCCCGCGCCATCCGCCCCGGCCACCCGGTGGACTGA
- a CDS encoding MurR/RpiR family transcriptional regulator — MPSPQQARAQASAITSGRAAPEAAASPTSRLRTLFDRPRLSPGQRRIAQYLIEHLHEAAFLSITDLADRVGVSQPSVTRFASAVGFSGYPALRERLQSIALGSRGTVAAEENRGNELQAAVDAEIENLENLRRDFADADRVIDVGRKLAASAPLTVLGLRISVSLAEYFAYAARRVHPDVRLVTRGGTVAYDALLQSREAGGTWVLAFSMPRHAHETLGAVRVARGAGLKVALITDLALGPVVDEADVTFATGTGSRLVFDSYAAPGVMCAALLQAMTDADPERTQARLEEYEQVADQHHFFLRD; from the coding sequence GTGCCATCGCCGCAGCAGGCACGCGCACAGGCATCGGCGATCACCTCGGGACGGGCGGCCCCGGAGGCGGCGGCCTCCCCCACCTCCCGGCTCCGGACGCTGTTCGACCGGCCCCGCCTCTCCCCGGGACAGCGGCGCATCGCCCAGTACCTGATCGAGCACCTGCACGAGGCGGCGTTCCTGTCGATCACCGACCTCGCCGACCGGGTCGGGGTGAGCCAGCCCTCGGTGACGCGGTTCGCGTCGGCGGTCGGCTTCAGCGGATACCCGGCGCTGCGCGAGCGGCTCCAGTCGATCGCGCTGGGCAGCCGGGGCACGGTGGCGGCCGAGGAGAACCGGGGCAACGAACTCCAGGCGGCCGTGGACGCCGAGATCGAGAACCTGGAGAACCTGCGGCGCGACTTCGCCGACGCGGACCGGGTGATCGACGTCGGCCGCAAGCTGGCCGCCTCCGCGCCGCTGACCGTCCTCGGGCTGCGCATCTCCGTCTCGCTCGCCGAGTACTTCGCCTACGCGGCCCGCCGGGTCCATCCCGACGTACGCCTGGTGACCCGGGGCGGCACCGTCGCCTACGACGCCCTGCTCCAGTCCCGGGAGGCGGGCGGCACCTGGGTGCTGGCGTTCTCCATGCCCCGGCACGCCCACGAGACCCTGGGCGCCGTACGCGTGGCACGCGGCGCCGGCCTCAAGGTGGCGCTGATCACCGACCTGGCGCTCGGCCCGGTGGTGGACGAGGCCGACGTCACCTTCGCCACCGGCACCGGTTCGCGGCTGGTCTTCGACTCGTACGCGGCGCCGGGCGTGATGTGCGCGGCGCTGCTCCAGGCCATGACCGACGCCGATCCGGAACGGACGCAGGCGCGGCTGGAGGAGTACGAGCAGGTCGCCGACCAGCACCACTTCTTCCTGCGGGACTGA
- a CDS encoding nucleoside/nucleotide kinase family protein, with product MPLTFDDLLARARALPSGGRRAVLGIAGSPGAGKSTLAERLVRELNGAGEPWAAHVPMDGFHLADAELDRLGRRDRKGAPDTFDAAGYAALLGRLREEDGDGIVYAPGFERVLEQPVAGAVPVPPSARLVVTEGNYLLLETGAWRRVRSRLDEVWFCGLTEAERIRRLVARHERFGKTPEQARAWALGTDQANADLVAASGHRADLVVPAEVMGG from the coding sequence GTGCCGCTGACCTTCGACGACCTCCTCGCCCGTGCCCGCGCCCTCCCGTCCGGCGGACGGCGCGCGGTCCTGGGCATCGCGGGCTCCCCCGGCGCCGGGAAGTCGACGCTCGCCGAGCGTCTGGTGCGGGAGCTGAACGGCGCGGGAGAGCCCTGGGCGGCGCACGTCCCCATGGACGGTTTCCACCTCGCGGACGCCGAACTGGACCGGCTGGGCCGCCGGGACCGCAAGGGCGCGCCGGACACCTTCGACGCGGCCGGGTACGCGGCGCTCCTTGGCCGGCTGCGCGAGGAGGACGGCGACGGCATCGTGTACGCGCCCGGCTTCGAGCGGGTGCTGGAGCAGCCCGTCGCCGGGGCCGTGCCCGTGCCGCCGTCGGCGCGGCTGGTCGTGACGGAGGGCAACTACCTGCTCCTCGAGACCGGCGCGTGGCGGCGGGTGCGGTCCCGGCTCGACGAGGTGTGGTTCTGCGGGCTCACCGAGGCGGAGCGGATCCGCCGGCTGGTCGCCCGGCACGAGCGGTTCGGCAAGACCCCCGAACAGGCGCGCGCCTGGGCCCTCGGCACCGACCAGGCCAACGCGGACCTGGTCGCCGCGAGCGGGCACCGGGCGGACCTGGTGGTACCGGCGGAGGTGATGGGCGGCTAA
- a CDS encoding beta-phosphoglucomutase family hydrolase, protein MSTQLGLPEDIQACLFDLDGVVTRTAVVHAAAWKETFDAFLRERDGADFRPFSDSDYDEYVDGRPRADGVRSFLASRGVDLPEGGPDDPPDAPTVNGVGNRKNELLLAKIRNDGVEPYEGTLRYIDAVRAAGLATAIVSSSANTRDVLHSIDAEGLFDVRIDGVVARERKLPGKPHPDTFLAAARDLGVDPSRAAVFEDALAGMDAGRSGHFGFVVGVDRVGQTDALYAHGADRVVKDLAELGGRA, encoded by the coding sequence ATGAGTACGCAGCTGGGACTTCCCGAGGACATCCAGGCCTGTCTCTTCGACCTCGACGGGGTCGTCACCAGGACGGCGGTGGTGCACGCCGCCGCCTGGAAGGAGACGTTCGACGCCTTCCTGCGCGAGCGCGACGGCGCGGACTTCCGCCCCTTCTCCGACTCCGACTACGACGAGTACGTCGACGGCCGCCCCCGCGCCGACGGCGTCCGCTCCTTCCTCGCCTCCCGGGGCGTCGATCTGCCAGAGGGCGGACCCGACGACCCACCGGACGCGCCCACCGTCAACGGCGTCGGCAACCGCAAGAACGAACTGCTGCTGGCGAAGATCCGCAACGACGGCGTGGAGCCGTACGAGGGCACCCTGCGCTACATCGACGCGGTCCGCGCCGCCGGCCTCGCCACCGCGATCGTCTCCTCCAGCGCCAACACCCGGGACGTGCTCCACTCCATCGACGCCGAGGGCCTGTTCGACGTGCGGATCGACGGCGTGGTCGCCCGGGAACGGAAGCTGCCGGGCAAGCCCCACCCCGACACCTTCCTCGCCGCCGCCCGCGACCTCGGCGTCGACCCGTCCCGCGCCGCCGTCTTCGAGGACGCGCTGGCCGGCATGGACGCGGGCCGCTCCGGACACTTCGGCTTCGTCGTCGGCGTCGACCGCGTCGGCCAGACCGACGCCCTCTACGCCCACGGCGCCGACCGCGTCGTCAAGGACCTCGCCGAGCTGGGAGGCCGCGCGTGA
- a CDS encoding glycoside hydrolase family 65 protein codes for MITNRTYSVEPWRVRETSLNLDLLAQSESVFALSNGHVGWRGNLDEGEPNGLPGSYLNGVYELHPLPYAEAGYGYPEAGQTVINVTNGKLLRLLVDDEPFDLRYGRLRKHERTLDLRRGVLERTCEWTSPAGTTIRVRSTRLVSLTQRAIAAVEYEVEPLDSRTRVVIQSELVTNESLPNPDGDPRAAKALQSPLEPEEHLALGTRLRLVHRTRESGLRVAVAADHVVDAPGEINTGVESNDDVARLTITSVLEPGQRLRVQKTVAHGWSGARSRPAMSDQVEAALAAAAHGGWDGLVAEQRAYLDDFWATADVEVHGDEEIQQAVRFALFHVLQAGARAEQRAIPAKGLTGSGYDGHAFWDTEMFVLPVLTYTAPKAVAEALRWRQDTLPAARDRATQLGLRGAAFPWRTIDGSEGSAYWPAGTAAFHVAADIAHAAVRYTAATGDTDFERDTALELLVETARLWRSLGHHDHHGVFHIDGVTGPDEYSAIADDNTYTNLMARSNLLAAADACERHPDEATHLGVDDEESAAWRDAAESVHISYNEELGVHEQHAGFTRHQRWDFAATEADQYPLMLHFPYFDLYRKQVIKQSDLVLAMYTCGSWFDAHCDEDQIAANFAYYESLTVRDSSLSACCQAVVAAQTGHLRLAYDYAAEAALMDLADLEHNTRDGLHIASLAGTWMALVAGFGGTRRDGDSLRFTPRLPEKFSRLAFRLQFRGRCLSVEIDSDRATYRLLTGDPLTIRHHGTEVHVNGDGPVTLPVPAPKRRPTPEQPLHRRPNDL; via the coding sequence GTGATCACCAACCGGACGTACAGCGTGGAACCGTGGCGCGTGCGCGAGACCTCCCTCAACCTCGACCTCCTGGCCCAGAGCGAGTCCGTCTTCGCCCTGTCCAACGGACACGTCGGCTGGCGCGGCAACCTCGACGAGGGCGAACCCAACGGCCTGCCCGGCAGCTACCTCAACGGCGTGTACGAACTGCACCCGCTGCCGTACGCCGAAGCGGGCTACGGCTACCCCGAGGCCGGCCAGACCGTCATCAACGTCACCAACGGCAAACTGCTGCGGCTCCTCGTCGACGACGAACCCTTCGACCTGCGCTACGGACGGCTCCGCAAGCACGAACGCACCCTGGACCTCAGGCGCGGCGTCCTGGAGCGGACCTGCGAGTGGACCTCCCCGGCCGGTACGACCATCCGAGTGCGCTCCACCCGGCTGGTCTCCCTCACCCAGCGCGCCATCGCCGCCGTGGAGTACGAGGTCGAGCCCCTCGACAGCCGGACCCGGGTGGTCATCCAGTCCGAACTCGTCACCAACGAGAGCCTGCCCAACCCCGACGGCGACCCCAGGGCGGCCAAGGCGCTCCAGTCCCCGCTGGAGCCGGAGGAGCACCTGGCCCTGGGCACGCGGTTGCGTCTGGTCCACCGCACCCGGGAGAGCGGGCTCAGGGTCGCCGTGGCCGCCGACCACGTGGTGGACGCCCCCGGGGAGATCAACACCGGGGTGGAGAGCAACGACGACGTGGCCCGGCTGACCATCACCTCCGTCCTGGAGCCGGGACAGCGGCTGCGGGTGCAGAAGACGGTCGCCCACGGCTGGTCGGGCGCCCGCTCCCGGCCCGCGATGAGCGACCAGGTCGAGGCGGCGCTGGCCGCCGCCGCGCACGGCGGCTGGGACGGCCTGGTCGCCGAACAGCGCGCCTACCTGGACGACTTCTGGGCCACCGCGGACGTCGAGGTGCACGGCGACGAGGAGATCCAGCAGGCGGTGCGGTTCGCCCTGTTCCACGTCCTCCAGGCCGGGGCCCGCGCCGAACAGCGGGCGATTCCGGCCAAGGGACTCACCGGTTCCGGATATGACGGGCACGCGTTCTGGGACACCGAGATGTTCGTGCTGCCCGTGCTCACCTACACCGCCCCCAAGGCCGTCGCCGAGGCACTGCGCTGGCGCCAGGACACCTTGCCCGCCGCCCGGGACCGCGCCACCCAACTCGGACTGCGCGGCGCCGCCTTCCCGTGGCGCACGATCGACGGGTCGGAGGGCTCCGCGTACTGGCCGGCCGGCACCGCCGCGTTCCACGTGGCCGCCGACATCGCGCACGCCGCGGTGCGCTACACGGCGGCGACCGGCGACACGGATTTCGAACGCGACACCGCCCTGGAACTCCTGGTGGAGACGGCACGCCTGTGGCGCTCCCTGGGCCACCACGACCACCACGGCGTCTTCCACATCGACGGCGTCACCGGCCCGGACGAGTACAGCGCCATCGCCGACGACAACACCTACACCAACCTCATGGCCCGCTCGAACCTCCTCGCCGCGGCCGACGCCTGCGAACGCCACCCGGACGAGGCGACCCACCTCGGCGTCGACGACGAGGAGAGCGCCGCCTGGCGGGACGCCGCCGAGTCCGTGCACATCTCCTACAACGAGGAGCTCGGCGTCCACGAGCAGCACGCGGGCTTCACCCGGCACCAGCGCTGGGACTTCGCCGCCACCGAGGCGGACCAGTACCCGCTGATGCTGCACTTCCCCTACTTCGACCTGTACCGCAAGCAGGTGATCAAACAGTCCGACCTGGTGCTGGCGATGTACACCTGCGGCAGTTGGTTCGACGCCCACTGCGACGAGGACCAGATCGCCGCGAACTTCGCCTACTACGAGTCGCTGACCGTGCGGGACTCCTCGCTGTCCGCGTGCTGCCAGGCCGTCGTCGCCGCCCAGACCGGGCATCTGCGCCTGGCCTACGACTACGCCGCCGAGGCCGCCCTGATGGACCTGGCGGACCTGGAGCACAACACCCGCGACGGACTCCACATCGCCTCGCTGGCCGGTACGTGGATGGCCCTGGTCGCCGGGTTCGGCGGCACCCGCAGGGACGGCGACAGCCTCCGGTTCACACCGCGCCTGCCCGAGAAGTTCAGCCGCCTCGCCTTCCGGCTCCAGTTCCGCGGCCGGTGCCTGAGCGTGGAGATCGACTCCGACCGGGCCACGTACAGGCTGCTGACCGGCGATCCCCTGACCATCCGTCACCACGGGACGGAGGTCCACGTGAACGGGGACGGTCCCGTCACCCTCCCCGTCCCGGCGCCGAAGCGGCGCCCGACACCCGAACAGCCCCTGCACCGGCGCCCCAACGACCTCTGA
- a CDS encoding DUF5709 domain-containing protein yields the protein MGTDPMADDAYQPTGTNEEQADAAPLDLQDAVDERTYDDTLDEGYSPPEKPLGVNRHGTTAAEQHDGESLDERLAEEVPDVAVPDGDGVGDQPGGEGEPVDAEAGTERSGRLVAPDEGVRADTTKETVAEDVGIDGGAAGAEEAAMHVVPDETESADPEDDGTGPGRTG from the coding sequence ATGGGCACCGACCCCATGGCGGACGACGCCTACCAGCCCACCGGAACCAACGAGGAGCAGGCCGACGCCGCGCCCCTCGACCTCCAGGACGCCGTCGACGAGCGGACCTACGACGACACGCTCGACGAGGGCTACTCCCCGCCGGAGAAGCCCCTCGGCGTCAACCGGCACGGCACCACGGCCGCCGAGCAGCACGACGGCGAGAGCCTCGACGAGCGGCTCGCCGAGGAGGTGCCCGACGTCGCGGTGCCGGACGGCGACGGCGTGGGCGACCAACCCGGCGGCGAGGGGGAACCGGTCGACGCGGAGGCGGGCACGGAACGCTCGGGGCGCCTGGTCGCCCCCGACGAGGGTGTACGCGCCGACACCACCAAGGAGACGGTCGCCGAGGACGTGGGCATCGACGGCGGAGCCGCCGGCGCCGAGGAGGCCGCCATGCACGTCGTACCGGACGAGACGGAGTCCGCGGACCCCGAGGACGACGGGACGGGCCCCGGCCGGACGGGCTGA